Below is a window of Micromonas commoda chromosome 14, complete sequence DNA.
GAGGGAGGGTGAGGTTTGGGGCCTCGACGTGATGTCGGTGCAGGTTGCGGTGAACGCGCGAGACAGAGCCTTTGACGAGCTCAggtcgagcgtcgcggatcACCTGGCGAGCCACGAGAGGAGCATGAGGAGGCGGTTGCAGGACGAGGTGCTGCACAAGGAGCGGTGGGACCAGCTCGTGACGCGCACCGAGAGCGCGCACTCGTGACGGGGGAGGGTTCCGTTGTTACACTCACCTTGGTAAAAATACGAGGCTTCTCGCGAGTCAAAGCGCCAAGACTTATAGGGTGCCCACTTCTGTCGATCGACGGTTGGCTCAGCGCGCCCGCcctccgcgatcgcgacgccgacatGAGCGCGGTActctcgtcgtccatcgcggcatcgcgcgtcgcgagatcgacaccgcgtcgtcgatccctcccgcgcgcgtcgtccggctccgacgtcgacgcgcgaacgacgtcggcgaagatGGATAAGGGTGGCGAGTCGGACTTTGGGAGCATCCTCAACTGGCGGGATCTGGGCTCCACCCccggcacgcgcgtcgcgcccggccgCGTCTTCcgcaccgcgacgcccggcAGATccagcgaggaggacgcggcgaccatcgtcggtctcggcgtcgccagACTCCTGGACCTCAGATCGTTGGACGAGTTCGAGCCatcgcccggcgccctccaGTCGCGGTTCCAACTTCGGTCTTTCACCAggcccgccgacgccgccgatccatcgaccggcgcggcgtccacctcgaccgccatcgccgcctttcGCGCGTCCAtcctggacgacgtcgacgccggaaGGGCGGTCAGGTACCACGCGCCCCTCCTGGACTACGACAGATACTACCGGTCAATCTACGAACGCATGGAGGGTGTAGAGCGCGTCAAAGCCGCGGTGTACGCCGTGCAGGCTAAACTGTACGACGACACGAACCAGCGCAGGCTGTTCGTGCGCAAGGTGAACGCCGGGGGCTTGACGCTGCTGAACGAGGTCATGGTGGACGGCAGCGGGCCAGAGATTGCGGCTGCGCTCTGCGTgctctccgcgacgacgccaggcggcgccaccgcgtttTACTGCAAGGCTGGCAAGGACCGGAcgggcctcgtcgcggcgctggcgttGCACTgctgcggcgcgagcgacgacgcgatcgtggCGGACTACACGCGGAGCCAGGGGAGCGGTaaggcggcgctgggcggcggAAAGACGGAAGGGGACGGGACGGCGATTGACTATTCTAGATTCCACGGCGCTCCCGAGACGATCATGCGCGACACGCTGAGTTACATCAGACGCGGGTACGGGTCCGTGGAGGGATACCTGGACCGCGTGGgtttcgacgcggacgcgaggcggacgctggcgagggcgcttTGCGAGTAGCGGTGTTTATGTGCGATAGAAACGGTTGGAACGGAACGATTTTTTTATCTtcttggacgacgcgagtgGTGCACCCGGGAGGGACGATATTCGCCTCGGCTcacacgtccgcgcgccgtccccaCGCGTGCGACATCGACCAtgaccgccgtcgccgcgtacgtccTGGgcgtctcctcgtccgcgcccgcgcgaaaGCTGCTCCAGATTCCTCTGATCCCCGGCGATGTGGTCGATACGCCGCAGGACCAACTCCCCACCGCGGACACTTCCGAGGGGGTCGAGTCTCTCGCCTCCGCGTTCGACTCTGGAGATACCGCCTGGATGCTCACGAGCACCGCTCTGGTGCTGTTGATGGCGATCCCCGGCCTGGCGCTCTTCTACGGCGGGCTCGTGCGTCCCAAGAACGTGCTCaacgccgcgtccaacgTCTTCGCCACCGTCGCTATCGTCACCCTCGTGCGTCACTTCCGAGACAAAAACGTTTCCACCCCTCACCCACCCGTTCGTGTCGTCCCTCCCGCGTatccgcgcacgcggcgcttcCCGCTGAGAAACGCACCGCTCCCACGCGTAGGTTTGGGTCCTGTGGGGCTACTCGATCGCGTTCAGCGACGTCGAGATGGAAAAGGGCAGATACAACCTCCACTCGTTTTTCGGATCCCTTACCAACGGGGGCCTCACTGGCGTCTCCCTCTTCTCGTCGACTGGCAACTACCCCGCGTCCATCTTCGTCACGTTTCACTGCATGTTCGCCTGCATAACCACGGCGCTCATCACGGGCGCCTTCGCAGAGCGCATgaagctcaccgcggcgtgg
It encodes the following:
- a CDS encoding predicted protein codes for the protein MDKGGESDFGSILNWRDLGSTPGTRVAPGRVFRTATPGRSSEEDAATIVGLGVARLLDLRSLDEFEPSPGALQSRFQLRSFTRPADAADPSTGAASTSTAIAAFRASILDDVDAGRAVRYHAPLLDYDRYYRSIYERMEGVERVKAAVYAVQAKLYDDTNQRRLFVRKVNAGGLTLLNEVMVDGSGPEIAAALCVLSATTPGGATAFYCKAGKDRTGLVAALALHCCGASDDAIVADYTRSQGSGKAALGGGKTEGDGTAIDYSRFHGAPETIMRDTLSYIRRGYGSVEGYLDRVGFDADARRTLARALCE